One stretch of Mycobacterium riyadhense DNA includes these proteins:
- the ltrA gene encoding group II intron reverse transcriptase/maturase — translation MNTSEPLLGLLHARQRVLEIQTKLHRWANDDPDRRFDDLFNLVADPSFLLMAWERVEGNKGARSAGVDGKTADSVRECIGVERLLVELRDQLRSRSFRPRPVRERMIPKPGSRKRRRLGIPTVADRVVQASLKLVLEPIFEADFQPCSYGFRPNRRAHDAVAETRFLASKSYEWVLEGDIAACFDEISHSALMDRVRSRVGDKRVLALVKAFLKAGILTEIGTVHESVTGTPQGGILSPLLANVALSVLDEHFAESPGGPRSTTKQRWTRRQKGLPNYRLYRYADDFVILVAGTRSQTEALLPEVAAVLSTVGLRLSVDKTLITHIDEGFDFLGWRIQRHQKRGTNRYFVYNYPAKKALRSIKAKCKTICRMNVSLPLAVLLHRLNSVLRGWTAYFRAGVSARAFQYLRMIVWRQVFGWLRRKHPNSGWKNLRRRYCDGGWWPRDGEVVLFNPDSVVTTRYRPRGSTIPSPWPLAS, via the coding sequence GTGAATACGAGTGAACCACTGCTGGGCTTATTGCACGCTCGGCAGCGGGTACTGGAGATCCAGACCAAGCTGCACCGTTGGGCGAACGACGATCCTGATCGTCGCTTCGATGATTTGTTTAACCTCGTCGCCGATCCCAGCTTTCTGTTGATGGCATGGGAGCGGGTGGAGGGCAACAAGGGCGCGCGCTCGGCCGGAGTCGACGGCAAGACCGCCGACTCCGTTCGGGAATGCATCGGCGTGGAGAGACTCCTCGTCGAGCTGCGGGATCAGTTGCGGTCCCGCAGTTTTCGCCCGCGGCCGGTCAGGGAACGGATGATCCCCAAACCGGGGTCGCGTAAGCGGCGTCGGTTGGGTATTCCGACCGTGGCCGACCGGGTGGTGCAGGCGTCCTTGAAGCTGGTGCTGGAGCCGATCTTTGAGGCGGATTTTCAGCCGTGCTCATACGGTTTCAGGCCCAACCGGCGTGCGCACGACGCCGTGGCTGAAACACGTTTTCTGGCATCCAAGAGCTACGAGTGGGTGTTGGAGGGCGATATCGCGGCCTGTTTCGACGAAATTTCGCATTCGGCCTTAATGGATCGGGTGCGGTCACGAGTCGGAGATAAGCGTGTGCTCGCGCTGGTGAAGGCGTTCCTGAAGGCGGGCATTCTCACCGAGATTGGCACCGTTCATGAGAGCGTCACCGGCACCCCACAAGGTGGGATCCTTTCGCCGCTGCTGGCCAATGTGGCGCTGTCGGTCCTCGACGAGCATTTCGCCGAGTCACCCGGCGGACCACGATCGACCACCAAGCAGCGGTGGACTCGCCGCCAGAAAGGTCTGCCCAACTATCGGCTTTACCGGTACGCGGACGACTTCGTGATTCTGGTGGCCGGGACACGGTCGCAGACTGAGGCGCTGCTTCCCGAAGTAGCGGCTGTCTTGTCCACTGTCGGCCTGCGGTTGTCGGTGGACAAGACGTTGATCACCCACATCGACGAGGGCTTCGACTTTCTCGGTTGGCGCATCCAGCGTCACCAGAAACGGGGCACCAACCGGTATTTCGTCTACAACTATCCGGCCAAGAAGGCCCTGCGGTCGATCAAGGCCAAGTGCAAGACGATCTGCCGGATGAATGTCAGCCTGCCACTGGCGGTCCTCCTGCACCGGCTCAATTCGGTGTTGCGGGGCTGGACCGCCTACTTCCGCGCCGGGGTGTCGGCCCGGGCCTTTCAGTACCTGCGCATGATCGTGTGGCGTCAGGTGTTTGGCTGGCTCCGGCGCAAGCACCCGAATTCGGGGTGGAAGAACCTGCGCCGCCGCTACTGCGACGGTGGCTGGTGGCCACGTGACGGAGAGGTCGTGTTGTTTAATCCCGATTCGGTAGTCACCACGCGTTACCGTCCCAGGGGCTCAACGATCCCTTCACCGTGGCCGTTGGCAAGCTGA
- a CDS encoding IS110 family transposase, with protein MEIQDEQGRVLKRARLPEGMAGITEFGELVGRFLSEDEQAADVLVCIETDRGPWVNALIAAGYRVFSVDPKQAHRHREILSNSGAKSDKGDAHGLADMVRTRRHQLREAGGDSEIAEAVKVVVRAHQTMIWERTRHMLRLRAALREYFPAILAVCDTVDLSLTSRPLLVLLGKAPTPELAAKLTARQILPMLKGYRNKDAKAAQIQQILRREHLGQPPVVTRAYAASVRSSVAVLTVLFEEITHLETEVKAHFGQHPDAEIILSQPGLGPILGARVLAEFGDAPGRYRSSKDRKNYAGTSPITRQSGKTRIVAARYIHNDRLVDALQGQASCAILHDPEVRSYYDQLRARGTKHNAALRQVANRLVGVLHGCLNARTRYDRNTAWAHRHTAAA; from the coding sequence CTGGAGATCCAGGACGAGCAGGGCCGGGTGCTGAAGCGGGCCCGACTGCCAGAGGGGATGGCTGGTATCACCGAGTTCGGTGAGCTCGTCGGCCGGTTCCTCTCCGAGGATGAACAGGCTGCAGATGTGTTGGTATGCATCGAGACTGACCGCGGACCGTGGGTGAACGCATTGATCGCCGCGGGCTACCGGGTGTTCAGCGTGGACCCGAAGCAGGCGCATCGGCATCGGGAGATCCTGTCGAACTCGGGCGCCAAGAGCGACAAGGGCGATGCGCATGGGCTCGCAGACATGGTCCGCACGCGCCGCCATCAGCTGCGTGAGGCCGGCGGTGACTCCGAGATCGCCGAGGCGGTCAAGGTCGTGGTCCGCGCGCATCAGACGATGATCTGGGAGCGGACCCGGCACATGCTGCGGCTGCGGGCCGCGCTGCGAGAGTACTTCCCCGCGATCCTGGCGGTCTGCGACACGGTCGACCTGTCGTTGACCAGCCGCCCCTTGCTGGTGCTGCTGGGTAAGGCTCCTACCCCGGAGTTGGCGGCGAAACTCACTGCGCGGCAGATCCTTCCGATGCTCAAGGGGTACCGGAACAAGGACGCTAAAGCCGCGCAGATTCAGCAGATCCTGCGTAGGGAACACCTCGGGCAACCCCCGGTGGTGACCCGGGCGTATGCCGCGTCCGTGCGTTCATCGGTGGCGGTATTGACGGTGCTCTTCGAGGAAATCACGCACCTCGAGACGGAGGTGAAGGCCCATTTTGGCCAGCACCCGGACGCTGAAATCATCCTCAGCCAACCCGGCCTCGGCCCGATCCTCGGTGCCCGGGTGCTCGCAGAATTCGGGGACGCCCCAGGCCGTTACCGCAGCTCCAAGGATCGCAAGAACTATGCGGGGACCAGTCCGATCACCCGACAATCCGGGAAGACGCGGATCGTCGCGGCCCGCTACATTCACAACGATCGGCTCGTCGACGCCCTGCAGGGACAGGCCTCCTGCGCGATTCTGCACGACCCCGAAGTCCGCAGCTATTACGATCAGCTCCGCGCCCGCGGCACCAAGCACAACGCCGCTCTCCGCCAGGTCGCCAACCGGCTCGTCGGTGTCCTCCACGGCTGCCTCAACGCCCGAACCCGATACGACCGAAACACGGCATGGGCCCATCGACACACCGCCGCTGCTTGA
- a CDS encoding tyrosine-type recombinase/integrase, translated as MDPTRSFDAGDRAAPVVDLLIEYGRWLDHQRGLAPTTVVNYRKEVAQFLKALPQSAEASVGLLDAGMVTAFMVEFCRERNTNSAKSMARSVRSFLRFAHATGRISADLSGAVPVPAAWHLASLPKAVPAADLEHLLDVAARHCWTATDRRDYAILLLLARLGLRRGEIAALGLDDIDWRAGELTIVGKGNHVERLPLPAEPGEAIAAWLVDGRPACTTRSVFTTVKPAGRPISPGAIAHLVAAACQDAGLERINAHRFRHTLATEMLRSGASLPEVSQVLRHRSARSTAIYAKVDDVALRPLARPWPTITAKTDPDAGRALARPWPGARS; from the coding sequence ATGGACCCCACACGCAGCTTCGATGCCGGTGATCGTGCCGCGCCGGTAGTTGATTTGCTCATCGAGTACGGGCGCTGGCTGGATCATCAGCGTGGATTGGCGCCGACAACGGTTGTCAATTACAGGAAGGAGGTTGCGCAGTTTCTCAAGGCATTGCCACAGTCCGCCGAGGCCTCGGTGGGTCTTTTGGATGCCGGCATGGTCACTGCGTTCATGGTCGAATTTTGCAGGGAACGGAATACGAATTCGGCCAAGTCGATGGCGCGGTCGGTCCGCTCGTTTCTGCGATTCGCCCACGCCACAGGCCGCATATCGGCGGATCTGTCGGGGGCGGTTCCGGTTCCGGCGGCCTGGCATTTGGCGTCGCTTCCCAAGGCGGTGCCGGCGGCAGATCTTGAGCATCTGTTGGATGTCGCAGCGCGGCACTGCTGGACTGCCACCGATCGGCGCGATTATGCGATCTTGCTGCTGTTGGCCCGACTCGGGCTCCGCAGAGGCGAGATCGCAGCTCTTGGTCTCGACGATATCGACTGGCGGGCAGGAGAACTCACCATCGTCGGCAAAGGTAACCACGTCGAGCGTTTACCTCTGCCGGCTGAACCTGGTGAGGCGATCGCGGCGTGGCTAGTCGATGGCAGGCCGGCATGCACGACGCGGTCGGTGTTCACCACCGTCAAGCCGGCGGGGCGTCCGATATCGCCCGGAGCGATCGCGCATCTGGTGGCTGCGGCGTGCCAAGACGCGGGGCTAGAGCGGATCAACGCGCACCGTTTCCGTCACACGCTGGCAACGGAGATGCTGCGCTCTGGGGCCTCACTGCCGGAGGTGAGTCAGGTGCTGCGCCACCGCAGTGCGCGCTCGACCGCGATTTACGCCAAAGTTGATGACGTCGCACTGCGGCCCTTGGCCCGGCCCTGGCCGACAATCACAGCGAAGACAGACCCCGACGCTGGCCGGGCACTGGCGCGCCCGTGGCCGGGGGCACGGTCATGA
- a CDS encoding tyrosine-type recombinase/integrase — translation MNTLRENVTDYLATRRALGFKLEGLSKLLLSFVAFCEQRGATRVNHDLVIQWATTQMKVPVSEALVARRLDAVRIFARYQHALDPATQIPAEELRPRRYRPKQPNVLNQNDICALLAATSILEPAFKALTWRILIGLLTATGLRPGEACRLAVSDINLASGMIQILETKFGKSRLVFIHPSTVTVIADYLQARQAWVGASTHASSTVFLNARRGPLCPDRLNGTFREIVTAAGLTTAPGHRPVRLHDLRHTFAVTTMIDWYREGQDVQARLPLLSTWLGHVDPASTYWYLHAVPELLALAADRLDNDAEAPVTEPAP, via the coding sequence ATGAACACGCTGCGTGAGAACGTCACTGATTACCTCGCCACCCGCAGGGCGCTGGGATTCAAACTCGAAGGCCTGAGCAAGCTGCTGCTGAGCTTCGTCGCGTTCTGCGAGCAACGGGGAGCCACCCGGGTCAACCACGACCTCGTGATCCAATGGGCCACAACCCAGATGAAGGTTCCGGTTAGTGAAGCGCTAGTAGCTCGCCGGTTGGATGCGGTGCGGATCTTCGCCCGATACCAGCATGCGTTGGACCCCGCCACGCAGATCCCGGCCGAAGAACTCCGCCCTCGGCGCTACCGGCCAAAACAGCCAAATGTGCTCAACCAGAACGACATCTGCGCACTGCTGGCCGCGACAAGCATTCTGGAGCCTGCGTTCAAGGCGTTGACGTGGCGAATATTGATCGGTCTGCTGACCGCCACCGGGCTACGCCCCGGCGAAGCGTGCCGGCTGGCCGTCAGCGACATCAACCTGGCTAGCGGAATGATCCAGATTCTGGAGACGAAGTTCGGCAAGTCCCGGCTGGTGTTTATCCATCCGAGCACCGTCACCGTGATCGCTGATTACCTGCAAGCCCGCCAAGCATGGGTTGGGGCCAGCACGCACGCCAGCTCAACGGTTTTCCTCAACGCCCGGCGTGGACCGCTATGCCCGGACCGGCTCAACGGCACCTTCCGAGAGATCGTCACCGCCGCCGGGTTGACCACCGCGCCGGGTCACCGGCCAGTCCGTCTGCACGATCTGCGCCATACCTTCGCCGTGACCACAATGATCGACTGGTACCGCGAGGGTCAGGACGTTCAAGCGCGGCTGCCACTGCTGTCAACCTGGCTCGGCCATGTCGATCCCGCCTCGACCTACTGGTATCTGCACGCAGTGCCCGAACTGCTCGCCCTTGCCGCCGACCGCCTCGACAACGACGCCGAAGCCCCTGTCACGGAGCCGGCGCCATGA
- a CDS encoding tyrosine-type recombinase/integrase gives MTAPTLSSLLQGFFTDRLRSHLQASSQTVAAYRDTFKLLLIFAAGQTKRSPAQLTFDDFDATMIGAFLNYLETERHNSTATRNARLAAIHSFYRYALPLIPDRADTASQILAIPQRRHDHATVSYLTSTETEALLATPDRTTWYGRRDHALLLTAVTTGLRVSEITTLTISDIATMTPGPAVHTTGKGRKERSTPLTKPTAAVLRAWLPEAGTAASSPAFPTQRKTPMSADAVQRLVAKHAAAAAITCPSIAAKRVTPHTLRHTAAMALLHAGIDTSVIALWLGHESPLTTHIYLHADMTIKERALNRVTGPNTTPGRYRPADDLLNFLEHL, from the coding sequence ATGACCGCGCCGACGCTGAGCTCGCTGCTGCAAGGGTTCTTCACCGATCGGTTGCGAAGTCACCTGCAGGCCAGTTCGCAAACGGTCGCGGCCTACCGGGACACCTTCAAGCTTCTGCTGATCTTCGCCGCCGGCCAGACAAAGAGATCCCCGGCGCAGCTGACATTCGATGACTTCGACGCCACGATGATCGGCGCCTTCTTGAATTACCTTGAAACCGAACGCCACAACAGCACCGCGACCCGCAACGCACGGCTGGCCGCGATCCACTCGTTCTACCGCTATGCGCTGCCACTGATCCCAGACCGCGCTGACACGGCCAGCCAGATCTTGGCGATCCCGCAACGCCGCCATGACCACGCGACTGTGTCGTATCTGACCAGCACCGAGACCGAGGCCCTACTGGCCACGCCAGACCGCACCACCTGGTACGGACGCCGCGACCACGCCCTGCTGCTCACCGCCGTCACGACCGGTCTTCGCGTCTCGGAGATCACCACGCTGACCATCAGCGACATCGCCACCATGACACCAGGACCAGCCGTTCATACCACCGGAAAGGGCCGAAAGGAACGCAGCACACCGCTGACCAAGCCCACCGCAGCCGTCCTACGGGCCTGGCTGCCAGAGGCCGGCACTGCCGCCAGCAGTCCAGCCTTTCCAACGCAACGTAAGACACCGATGTCGGCAGACGCCGTTCAACGTCTCGTCGCCAAACACGCTGCCGCAGCGGCGATTACCTGCCCATCGATCGCGGCCAAACGCGTCACTCCACACACGCTGCGCCACACCGCGGCGATGGCGCTGCTACACGCCGGCATCGACACTTCGGTGATCGCCCTGTGGCTGGGCCACGAAAGCCCACTCACAACCCACATCTATCTGCACGCCGACATGACCATCAAAGAACGTGCGCTCAACCGCGTCACCGGGCCGAACACCACCCCCGGCCGCTACCGACCAGCCGACGATCTCCTCAACTTTCTCGAACACCTATGA
- a CDS encoding RND family transporter — translation MVFNCTNDPDTRAHAEEPLIARTIRAFAVPIILGWLAICGILSVFVPSLETVQQERSVALIPEKAPTYKAIMRINQVFHEGTSDSLATIVLEGDQPLGDAAHKYYDILVRKFRADKQHVQNVQDFWGDPLTATGAQSNDGKAVSALLRLVGKQGETLANESVEAVRKIVAETPVPPGIKTYVTGASPLIADMQRGGEKSMITITAATVTVIFLMLLFVYRSIITVIALLFTVGVELVAARGVVAFLGHGAGVGLSTFAVTMITSLTIAAGTDYGIFLLGRYQEARQAGADKEAAYYTMYRGVAHVILGTGLTIAAAALCFKFAQLPAFSVLAIPCAVGTLVTVATTLTLGPAVLTVGSHFGLFDSKRPLEVRGWRRIGTVVVRWPAPVLAATLAITLVGLLALLGFRISYNDRAYAPTSIPANEGFAAADRHFPQARMKPDILMIEADHDMRNPTDFLILDKLAKGIFHVPGISRVQAATRPYGTTMDHTTIPFQMSIQNVGQVQVMKYLGDRMNDMLKQADEIATTSALMQRMYRLTSQLADTTHRTVNDTIEMQQITHDLRDHIADFDDFWRPLRSYFYWEKHCFDVPICWSFRSAFDALDGVDRIDEQLNAFVGDIKQLDPLMPQMMATFPPMVETMESVRTMLLAMHATMSGIFGQMNEMGENASAMGRAFDAAKNDDSFYLPPDVFKNEAFQRSMSLFLSPDGHAARYIILHRGDPQTVEGIRSINAIQTAAEESLKGTPLEDAKIYVAGVAASYKDMAEGVKWDLVIVGVSAFCLIFIVMLILTRALVAAAVIIGTVALSLGASFGLAVLLWQYILGIDLNYMVVNMSLAALVAVGSDYNLVLVSRFKQEMGAGLKTGIIRAMGGTGKVVTNAGLVFAITMASMIVSDLRIIGQIGTTIGLGLLFDTMLVRSFMTPAIAALLGRWFWWPLVMRRPTPLR, via the coding sequence ATGGTTTTTAACTGCACGAACGACCCCGACACCCGCGCGCACGCCGAAGAGCCGTTGATTGCGAGGACGATTCGCGCGTTTGCCGTGCCCATCATCCTGGGCTGGCTGGCTATTTGCGGCATCCTGAGCGTCTTCGTGCCGTCGCTGGAAACGGTTCAGCAAGAGCGTTCGGTGGCACTGATCCCCGAAAAGGCGCCCACGTATAAGGCCATCATGCGCATAAACCAGGTGTTTCATGAAGGCACCTCCGACAGTTTAGCGACGATCGTTTTAGAGGGCGACCAGCCGCTCGGCGACGCGGCTCATAAGTATTACGACATTCTGGTGCGCAAGTTTAGAGCCGATAAGCAACATGTACAGAACGTGCAAGACTTCTGGGGCGATCCCCTCACGGCGACGGGCGCGCAAAGCAACGACGGTAAGGCCGTGTCCGCCCTATTGCGTCTGGTGGGCAAACAAGGTGAGACGCTGGCCAATGAATCCGTCGAAGCCGTCCGCAAGATCGTCGCGGAGACGCCTGTTCCGCCGGGGATCAAGACTTACGTCACGGGGGCATCGCCGCTCATAGCGGATATGCAGCGCGGTGGTGAAAAGTCCATGATTACGATCACCGCGGCAACTGTCACGGTGATCTTTCTTATGCTGCTTTTCGTCTACCGTTCGATCATCACCGTGATTGCTTTACTGTTCACGGTCGGCGTTGAATTAGTTGCGGCGCGGGGAGTTGTTGCGTTTCTCGGGCATGGCGCTGGTGTGGGACTCTCCACTTTTGCCGTCACTATGATTACTTCGCTGACAATTGCCGCCGGCACGGACTACGGGATTTTCCTTCTCGGGCGGTACCAAGAGGCGCGCCAGGCCGGCGCAGACAAGGAGGCTGCCTATTACACCATGTACCGCGGAGTCGCTCATGTTATATTGGGAACGGGCTTAACTATCGCTGCCGCAGCCCTCTGCTTCAAATTTGCCCAGTTGCCCGCTTTTAGCGTCCTGGCGATCCCGTGTGCCGTCGGGACATTGGTCACCGTGGCAACCACGCTGACGCTGGGGCCGGCGGTCCTGACCGTCGGCAGCCATTTTGGACTGTTCGACTCCAAGCGGCCGCTCGAGGTTCGGGGTTGGCGACGTATTGGCACTGTGGTAGTTCGATGGCCCGCGCCCGTTCTGGCAGCTACGCTGGCGATAACTCTCGTTGGCCTGCTGGCTCTGCTCGGATTTCGAATCAGCTATAACGATCGGGCATATGCCCCAACCTCCATCCCGGCAAATGAAGGGTTCGCTGCCGCGGATCGCCATTTCCCCCAAGCGCGGATGAAGCCCGATATATTGATGATCGAGGCGGATCATGATATGCGAAATCCGACAGACTTTCTGATTTTGGACAAACTAGCAAAGGGAATATTTCACGTTCCAGGTATCTCGCGGGTTCAGGCGGCAACTAGACCTTATGGAACGACGATGGACCACACGACAATACCATTCCAGATGAGCATTCAAAACGTCGGTCAGGTGCAGGTAATGAAATATCTGGGCGATCGGATGAACGACATGCTCAAACAGGCCGATGAGATCGCTACGACGAGCGCTCTCATGCAGCGGATGTATCGGCTTACGTCGCAGCTTGCCGACACTACCCATCGCACGGTTAACGACACCATCGAGATGCAGCAGATTACTCATGACCTGCGCGACCATATTGCGGATTTCGATGATTTCTGGCGGCCCCTCCGCAGTTATTTCTATTGGGAAAAGCATTGCTTCGACGTTCCGATCTGCTGGTCGTTCCGATCGGCATTCGATGCGCTGGATGGCGTGGACCGGATCGACGAACAACTAAACGCCTTCGTGGGCGACATCAAGCAACTGGACCCGTTAATGCCACAGATGATGGCCACATTCCCGCCGATGGTCGAAACCATGGAAAGCGTGCGGACGATGTTGCTAGCCATGCATGCAACCATGTCGGGCATCTTCGGCCAGATGAACGAGATGGGCGAAAACGCCAGCGCTATGGGCAGGGCGTTCGATGCGGCTAAGAACGACGATTCTTTTTACCTGCCTCCCGACGTTTTCAAAAACGAGGCTTTTCAGCGCTCCATGAGCTTGTTCCTGTCGCCCGACGGACACGCAGCTCGCTATATTATTCTGCATCGGGGAGATCCCCAAACAGTCGAGGGTATCCGCAGTATCAACGCAATACAGACAGCGGCAGAGGAGTCTCTCAAAGGAACACCTTTGGAGGACGCCAAGATCTACGTGGCCGGCGTAGCAGCCAGCTACAAAGACATGGCTGAGGGTGTCAAGTGGGATCTCGTGATAGTGGGGGTTTCTGCGTTCTGCCTCATATTCATTGTCATGCTGATTCTCACCCGCGCACTCGTCGCCGCCGCGGTGATCATCGGCACGGTGGCATTGTCCCTAGGGGCTTCTTTTGGGCTGGCGGTGCTGCTCTGGCAGTATATTCTCGGTATTGATTTGAATTACATGGTAGTTAACATGTCGCTTGCCGCCCTCGTCGCGGTGGGGTCTGACTACAACTTGGTGTTGGTTTCGCGTTTCAAACAAGAAATGGGCGCCGGGCTGAAGACGGGGATCATCCGCGCGATGGGCGGTACGGGAAAGGTTGTGACGAACGCAGGTTTGGTATTCGCCATTACTATGGCGTCGATGATCGTCAGCGATCTGCGGATTATCGGTCAGATAGGCACCACGATCGGTCTGGGTCTGCTGTTTGATACGATGCTGGTTCGCTCGTTTATGACACCGGCAATAGCGGCACTGCTGGGGCGATGGTTTTGGTGGCCGCTGGTAATGCGCAGGCCGACGCCCTTACGTTAG
- a CDS encoding GNAT family N-acetyltransferase — protein MKIHMLQGPPLSDLARALDIFEEQFSYPLGPDSTFRISHGDDYTRFFRAMGEAVVFVAENDGQVLGTVAAALRSLMTPDGHEKNAVYLGDVKISPAARRGLTPLRLMRALLAEAAHRSRIEGIFSVLMDGTELPQTPEAYSRRAARLGLPVLRAVGHITILRVPTSQLTDATTQDGDPARSVSLAAVAELYRRLTQGHYAVPAGQPMMRSELPPAALMLSDDSACGLLEDTRRAKLLYTAAGELRGAHLSNFAYRDPERGAALVKAALSLAAKHGNPELTFAIPVPDTAALVAHLCIPGTGVYQATVNGADLAAAERWSINTAEI, from the coding sequence GTGAAGATCCACATGCTTCAAGGCCCACCGCTGTCCGACTTGGCCCGTGCCCTGGACATCTTCGAGGAACAATTCAGCTACCCGTTGGGTCCGGACAGCACTTTTCGAATCTCGCACGGTGACGACTACACACGCTTCTTCCGTGCAATGGGCGAGGCCGTCGTGTTCGTGGCAGAAAACGACGGCCAGGTGCTCGGCACCGTTGCAGCGGCCTTGCGGTCGCTGATGACCCCGGACGGTCACGAGAAGAACGCCGTCTATCTCGGAGACGTGAAGATCTCGCCGGCTGCGCGGCGCGGGTTGACTCCGCTGAGGCTCATGCGTGCCCTGCTTGCGGAGGCAGCACATCGCAGCCGAATCGAGGGCATTTTCTCTGTGTTAATGGACGGCACCGAACTTCCGCAGACACCCGAGGCCTACTCCAGGCGGGCCGCTAGGCTGGGTTTACCAGTCTTGCGCGCGGTCGGCCACATCACCATACTGCGCGTTCCCACCTCCCAGCTCACCGATGCCACCACACAAGACGGAGACCCCGCCCGCTCGGTATCTTTGGCGGCTGTTGCGGAGTTGTACCGGCGACTGACGCAAGGCCACTATGCCGTCCCTGCGGGCCAACCGATGATGCGCTCCGAGCTACCCCCGGCCGCGCTCATGCTGTCGGATGACTCGGCGTGCGGGCTGCTGGAAGACACCCGCCGCGCCAAACTTCTCTACACCGCCGCCGGCGAGTTGCGGGGTGCGCATCTGTCCAACTTCGCCTATCGCGACCCGGAACGCGGCGCGGCGCTCGTAAAGGCTGCGCTGTCGTTGGCGGCAAAGCACGGCAACCCGGAACTGACCTTCGCCATTCCCGTGCCTGACACCGCCGCCCTCGTTGCTCATCTGTGCATACCGGGAACGGGAGTATACCAGGCGACAGTCAACGGTGCAGACTTGGCTGCCGCAGAGCGGTGGAGCATCAACACCGCGGAGATCTGA
- a CDS encoding TenA family transcriptional regulator — MAHLVKAPRVTARAKQIMTSVGLLDNPYLTALADGSMSLEHFRATQEQFGIAVTFFSRPMAALIARMELPGDRLGILANILEEHGDLQPHAFHHNTFRKFLASIGSYDAQRLDTLTPCPAIHAHNSVLISVCALQDVEIAISCVGFHEHAFAGISAAIGSAVVKRGWVAEDDLVHYALHAEIDEQHAEEFFLLVEPDYDDPRIRSAVDRGLRLGAYNMSRLYTDLYTLDG, encoded by the coding sequence ATGGCACATCTCGTCAAGGCTCCGCGCGTAACGGCCAGGGCCAAGCAGATCATGACCAGTGTGGGACTCCTCGATAACCCGTATCTGACCGCATTGGCCGACGGCAGCATGTCCCTGGAGCACTTCCGCGCCACCCAGGAGCAGTTCGGCATCGCCGTAACCTTCTTCTCCCGCCCGATGGCCGCCCTTATCGCCCGAATGGAGCTACCAGGCGACCGGCTCGGCATCTTGGCTAACATCCTTGAAGAGCACGGCGATCTCCAGCCGCACGCCTTCCACCACAACACGTTCCGGAAGTTCCTGGCCAGCATCGGCAGCTACGATGCCCAACGTCTGGATACTTTGACCCCATGCCCTGCGATTCACGCGCACAATAGCGTCCTCATCTCGGTGTGCGCCCTGCAAGACGTCGAAATAGCAATCAGCTGTGTGGGCTTCCACGAGCATGCTTTCGCCGGGATCTCGGCTGCGATCGGCTCTGCTGTGGTAAAGCGCGGCTGGGTCGCCGAAGACGATTTGGTGCACTACGCACTTCACGCGGAGATCGACGAGCAGCACGCCGAGGAGTTCTTCCTGCTCGTCGAGCCCGACTACGACGACCCCCGCATCCGCTCTGCTGTCGACCGGGGACTGCGGCTGGGCGCATACAATATGAGCCGCCTTTACACTGACTTGTACACTCTCGACGGCTGA